The genomic region CGACGCCGACTGGGAGGCGGACCGGGTCGCGCTGGAGAGCCGGGAGCTCGGGTTCGCCGACTTCCTGCACCGCCGCGGGCTGGTCCTGCGTGCCGACCTGCTCGGCCCGTGGGCGCACTGGATCACGCCCGAGTACGAGCCGAAGCGGTACGACACCCGCTTCTTCGTCGCCGCGCTGCCGGCCGGCCAGGTGACCCGGGACGTGACGAGCGAGTCCGACCAAGTCGCCTGGCTGCGCCCGGCCGATGCGGTCGCGGCCGTCGACGCAGGGGAGATGCTGATGCTGCCGCCGACGTACCTGTGCTGCCGCGACCTCACGGCGTACGGCAGCGTCGCCGAGGCGCTCGCCGCGGACCGGGAGATCCGGCCGATTTTGCCGACCGTCCGGGTGGACGGCGACCAGGCCTACCTGGAGACCCGATGACCGCCGAGCAGCTCACGCCGTACGCCGCCCGCGTGCTCGCGCCCAACCCCGGGCCGATGACGCTGGACGGCACCAACACCTGGATCCTGCGCGCACCGGAGTCCGACCGGGCCGTGGTGGTCGACCCGGGCCCGCTGTTGCCGGACCACCTGCAGGCCGTGCTCGACGCTGTCGCGGCGGCCGGCTGCACGGTCGAGACGGTGCTGCTCACCCACCACCACCTCGACCACTCCGAGGGGGCCGCCTGGTTCGCGAACCGCGCGAGCTGCCCGGTCCGGTCGGTCGACCCCGGCTTCCGCATCCCCACCGACCACGCGCACGGTCTCGCCGAAGGTGACGTCATCGCCGCCGGCGACCTGCGCATCGAGGTCCTGCCGACCCCCGGCCACACGCTCGACTCGGTCTGCTTCTGGCTGCCCCAGGACGGCTCCCTGCTCACCGGCGACACCGTGCTCGGCCGCGGCACCTCCGTCGTCGCCCACCCCGACGGTGCCCTCGGCCCCTACCTCACCTCGCTCGAGCACCTGCGCGCCTTCGCCAACTCCCCCGCCGGCGTAGCCCGCCTGCTCCCCGGCCACGGCCCGGTCATCGACGACCCGACCGCCGTCCTCACCTTCTACCTCACCCACCGCCGCGAACGCCTGGACCAGGTCCGCGCCGCCCTCGCCGCCGGCCACACCACCCCCGAAGCCGTCGTCGAACACGTCTACGCCGACGTCGACCCCTCCCTCCGGCCCGCCGCCGAACGCTCAGTCCGCGCCCAACTCAACTATTTGAGGGGATAACCCAGCCAGGTTCGACCAGACCGGGCGATCCGGCGGCAGCAGCCTCCGCCCCTCCGGCCCTCGCGCAAACTCTGGTGGGTTAACCCAGCAAGTACATGGTTGGCCCACCAGAATCCGACGGGCCAACCCTGCCTCTGGTGGGTTAACCCATCTGAGCAGCTGCGGCCGCTGCCGGTACGCCGAATCGCTGTGGCCCCGCCGCTCCTCTGGAGGCGGCGAAGGCGGCTGTCCACAGGTGACCGACGTCGGCCAGCAAGATGGTCGGGAATTGTCCATGCTGGACAGGTGCGGACAAGACTTCGTGTAGTGGCCGGGGGCCAGGGTGGTGTCTTCAGCCGTCGGCAGGCATTGGCTTGTGGCTACTCCCTGCAGGAGATTCAAGCCAGGCTGACGGACGGTCGCTGGGAACGAATCCGGTACGGGCAGTACGCCGCCGCAGTCGACCTCGGCGGCATGCCACCGTGGGAGCGTGACGTGGTCAGGCATCGCCGTCTCGTTCACGCCGCCGTGAACTCGATGCGCCTCGGCAGCGTTGCCGTCAGCCATCAGTCGGCGTTGGTCCTGCACGGAGCTCCGCGTTGGGGCCTGGACCTTTCCGAGGCGCAACTCACCCGCCTCGACGATCTGCGCAGCGGCCCGACCGCCGGCGTACGGCATCACCGCGGTGGGCTGACCCCGGCGGATCTGACCGAGGTGTCGGGCCTCACCGTGACAACTCCCGCGCGTGCCCTCACCGAGACCGCTTGCGCCACGTCGTTCGAGGCGGCGGTGGTCGCCGCGGACGCGATCTGCCGGAGCCATCCTGAGGTCGACCTGCATCTCCAGCGGTTGCTGGTCGTCACGGAGTTCTGGCCGGGTAGTACGACGGCCCGCGCGGCGCTGAACTTCCGCAACCCACTGGCGGAGTCGGTCGGCGAGTCGCGACTCCGGGTCGTGATGCACGATCACGGGCTTCCGCCGCCGACCCTGCAGGTACCGTTCGAGGATGTCGGGGGCTTCATCGGCCGGGTCGACTTCTTCGTTTCGTCGATGCGGACGGTCATCGAGTTCGACGGCCTGACCAAGTACGCCGACGGGTCGGCCGAGATCCTGGTGCAGGAGAAGATCCGCGAGGATCGGCTCCGCGCATTGGGACTGGAAGTTGTCCGCGTCACCTGGCCGGAACTGACGCAACCCGCCCGCGTCGTCGCCCGAATCCACCAAGCGTTCGCCCGAGCCGTCCGAGCAGCCTGACACACCACGCCGGTATTGCCACAGTTCGGCGCCCACGCCCAACCGGCGCCCACTCCAGCCCCAGCCGGCCCCGCGACCGTCCCCGCTGCCAAGTCTCGTGGGTTAACCAGTGAGGTCAATGGTTGGCCCACCAGAATGTGATGGGCCAACCATCAATCTGGCGGGTTAACCCATCAGAGTGCGTGGAGGGGCGGCTGGGCGGCGGGAACGCGGGGCGCCTGGGAACGCGGTGCGCCTGGGATGGCGATGCGTCCGGTGTTGAGCGGCGGGTGGGCCGGCGTACGGCGGGGACGGTGGAGCGCCCGCGGCAGGGGTCAGCGGGCGCGGCGTTGGAGGCGTTCTACGTCGAGCAGGACTACCGAGCGGGGTTCGAGGCGGACCCAGCCGCGGGAGGCGAAGTCGGCGAGGGCCTTGTTGACGGTTTCGCGGGAGGCGCCGACGAGCTGGGCCAGCTCCTCCTGGGTCAGGTCGTGGTGGACGTGTACGCCGTCGTCCGCCGTGCGGCCGAAGCGGCTGGCCAGGTCGAGCAGGGCCTTGGCGACGCGGCCGGGGACGTCGGAGAAGACCAGGTCGGCGACCACGTCGGAGACCTTGCGGAGCCGGGAGGCGAGCTGCAGGAGCAAGCCGCGGGCCACCTCGGGACGGCCGGCGAGCCAGCGGAGCAGCTCGTCGTGGGTCAGCGACATCATCGAGGCGTCGGTGACGGCGGTGACGGTGGCCGAGCGCGGTCCGGGGTCGAACAGCGAGAGCTCGCCGAACATCTGGCCCGGGCCGAGCACGGCGATCAGGTTCTCCCGGCCGTCGGCGGAGGTGCGGCCGAGCTTGACCTTGCCTTCGACAACGACGAACAGCCGGTCACCGGAGTCGCCCTCGTGGAACAGCACCTGGCCGCGGCGCAGCCGGTTCTCGGTCATCGACGCGGCCAGCGCGTCGGCTGCCTCGTCGTCGAGCTGGCTGAACAGCGGTGCCTGTCGGAGCACTGCGGCGTCCACGAATGGGCCTCCTTGGACCTCAACTACGACCTGCGAAGGAGCTACCAGCTCCCTCGGCGCCGGGCAGATCACACCTGGTCGCCCCAAAACCGTACTTCCTCCGGTCGCCGAACCGCCACGTAGGCCTGTCGGGACGCGCCGGGGACCGCCGACGGGCAGGCTGCCGGACAGCGGCCCGGGTTCGGCCCGGTCCGGCCGGTCTGGCCCAGCGAGTCGGCTTGCGCCACAGGCGCTCCGGGTTCGGCCAGGCAGCGCGGCGAAGGACCAGGTCCAGCTCGGTCCGGCCGGTCTGGGGCGGTCCGGCGCAGGCGGCCGGCGTACGGAACTGGTGCGTCGGGTCCGGCCGGGCAGTTGGGCGCAGGGTCGGGGTCCAGCTCGGTCCGGCCGGTCTGGGCGGTCCCGCGTAGGCGGCCGACGTCCGGAACTGGTGCGTCGGGTCCGGCCAGGCAGTGCGGCGCCAGCGACCCGGGGTCCGCCCCAGGCGGTCCGGCGCCAGGGATCCGCCCCAGGCGGTCCGGCGCACGCGCCCTGGTCACCCCCGGGCGTCCCGGCGCACGCGCCCTGGTCACCCCCGGGCGTCCCGGGGCTTCTTGTGGGTGGCCGCACGTAGGCTGGCCTGCATGCCCACCCAGCATGTCGCGGACCCGAATCCGCACCCGGTCCCGCCGCCGGTGCTCGACCCGCCCGTGAAGTTGCCTCGCAAGGCCCCGGTGTACGCCGACGAGACGCCGACCCAGCTGGTGCGGCGGGCCCGCAAGATGCACAAGGTGCTGACCGAGACCTATCCGGACGCACACTGCGAGCTCGACTTCAGCAGCCCGCTGGAGTTGCTGGTGGCCACCATCTTGTCGGCGCAGACCACCGACGTGACGGTGAACAAGGTGACCCCGACGCTGTTCGCGAAGTACCCGACCGCGCAGGCGTACGCCGAGGCCGACCGTGACGAGATGGAGGCCATTCTCAAGCCGACCGGCTTCTTCCGGGCCAAGACGAACAGTCTGCTGAAGCTCGGTCAGGCCCTGGTCGACGAGTACGACGGACAGGTCCCCGGCAAGCTGGAGGAGCTGGTCAAGCTGCCCGGTACCGGCCGCAAGACCGCCAACGTCGTACTGGGCAACGCCTTCGGCATTCCCGGCATCACCGTCGACACGCACTTCGGGCGGCTGGTCCGCCGGTTCGGCTGGACCACCGAGGAGGATCCGGTCAAGGTCGAGCACCTGATCGGGGCGCTGTTCCCGAAGAAGGACTGGACGATGCTGTCGCACCGGCTGATCTTCCACGGCCGCCGCCGCTGCCACGCCAAGAAGCCGGCCTGCGGCGCGTGCCCGCTCGCGCAGTGGTGCCCGTCCTTCGGAACCGGTCCGACCGACCCGGTCCTGGCCGCCAAGCTGGTGAAGGTCCCGGCGTGACCCACCCGCCCCACCCCCGTACGCCGCCCGCCGCGCGGTGGGCGGTGAGCGTGCTGCTCGGGCTTGCGCTTCTCATGGGCTGCGCACCCGAAGCGAGCCGTGAAGGAGAGGGCGGGGAGACGCCACAGTCGCCGGACAGCTCCCGCACTGTGGCCGGTGCCGAGAAGCTGGCCGACTGCCCGAGTACGCCGTCCCGGCCGCCGGTCAGCGACGGATTGCCGGACGTGAGCCTTCCGTGTCTGGGCAACGGACCCGACATCCGGCTGGCGGACCTGCGCGGCCCGCTGCTGGTGAACGTCTGGGCCCAGTGGTGCGGGCCCTGCCGCGACGAAGCGCCGTACCTGGCCGACCTGCAGCAGAAGTCCGGCGGCAAGGTCCAGTTGATCGGCATCGACTACGCCGACCCGCGGCCGGAGAAGGCGATCGAGTTCGCCGTCGAGCACGGCCTGGTCTATCCCCATCTGGCCGACACCGACAAGCAGGTCCGGCAGCCGCTCCGGGTCGGCGGCCCGCCGCTCACCGCGTTCGTCGACAAGGCGGGCAAGGTCGTGCACGTGCACCGCGGTGTGTTCAAGTCCCAGCAGGAGCTCGACCAGCTGGTGCGGACCAAGTTGGGGGTGACCTGGTGAGGACGAGTACGAGCTTCGACGTCGAGCTGCCCGGGTGGCTGCACCCGCTCGCCACGGCGTCGAAAACCGTTGACCCGAAGGAGCTTTCGCGCTTCCTGCCGCCCGACGACCCGGCTGTGCGGCAGTCCGCCGTCCTGATCCTGCTTGCCGATGGCAACGAAGACGGTCCCGACGTGCTGCTCACCGAACGTTCCTGGACGCTGCGCTCGCACGCCGGTCAGATGGCCTTTCCCGGCGGTCGCAGCGACGAGGAGGACGGCACCGGCGTCGACGGCCTGGTCCGCACCGCCCTGCGCGAGGCCGAGGAGGAGACCGGCCTGGACCCGTCCGGTGTCGAGGTGTTCGCCGTGTGGCCCGCGCTCTGGGTGCCGGTGAGCAACTTCGGCGTCTCGCCGGTACTGGCCTGGTGGCGGCAGCCGTCGCCGGTCGCGGTTGTCGACCCGGCCGAGGTGGCCTCGGTGCACCGGGTCGCGCTGTCCGCCTTGGCCGACCCGGCGAACCGGGTGAGCTGCCTGCATCCGTCCGGCTTCACCGGCCCGGCGTTCCTGATCGACGACCTGTTCATCTGGGGCTTCACCGCCGGTCTGCTCGACAAATTGCTGCTGCTCGGCGGGTGGGTGCGCGACTGGGACCCGGCCCACGTCGTACCGTTGCCCGACCGGCTGGTCGAGGCGGCCTGGCGGAGTGAGGGACAGCGGTCGGGGGAGGTGCGCCGGCTGACTGCCATCGAGCACGACCTGGGGCGGCCGGAGGGTGTGGAGTGAGCGGACTGGACTGGGCACTGGTCGCGGTGACGGTGCTGGTGGCGATCTCCGGGTACGTCGAGGGCTTCGTGCTCGGCGCCTGCGCGACGGTCGGCCTGCTCGCCGGTGCCGCCGTCGGCGTGTACGGCGTACCGCGGGTGCTGGACAACTTCTCGCCCAGTGTCGAGGTGTCCTTCGCCGCCCTGGTGCTCGTGGTGCTGCTGGCCTCGATCGGGCGGACCATCGGTGCCCTGCTCGGTTCCAAGCTGAGGAACAAGATCTCCGTGAAGCCGGTGAAGGCCGTCGACGCGCTCGGCGGAGCCGCGCTGGCCGCGGTTTCCGTGCTGGTGGTGTCCTGGGTGCTCGGCGTCGCGGTGAGCGGTGCGCGGATCCCCAGCGTCACCTCGGCGGTGCGTGGCTCGGAGGTGCTGGCCAGGGTCGACGAGGCCCTGCCGAGCGGCGCTGACCGGGCCCTGCAAGCGTTCAACGACGTGGTGAACACCGACCTGTTCCCGCGCTTCCTGGACCCGTTCGTGCCGGAGCGGATCCGGGAGACCCAGCCGCCGGACGGCGCGATCTCCCGCACGCCGGCGGTGCGCAACGCCTACACCCGGATCGCCAAGGTCACCGGCGTCGCGAACTGCTCGCGCGGCCTGGAGGGGTCGGGCTTCGTCTACGCGCCGCAGCGGGTGATGACGAACGCGCACGTGGTCGCCGGGGTCAGCTCGCCCAAGGTCGAGGTGAACGGGCGCTCGTACGACGCCACCGTGGTGCTGTTCGACCCGGCGGTCGACGTCGCGGTGCTGTACGTGCCGAAGCTGGCCATCGAGCCGCTGAGGTTCGACGACAGCGGCAAGGCGGACGCGGCCGCGGTGGTGCTCGGTTACCCGGAGAACGGGCCGTTCAACTCCGAGCCGGCCCGGATCCGGTCCGAGGAGCGGCTCCGCGGCCCGGACATCTACGGCGACCGCACGGTCACCCGGCGGGCGTTCTCGATCTGGGCCTCGGTCCGGCCGGGCAACTCCGGCGGCCCTCTGCTGTCGTCCCGCGGCACCGTGTACGGCGTGGTGTTCGCCGCTTCCGTCGAGGACAACCGCACCGGCTACGTGCTGACCGCCGGCCAGGTCGCCGCCGATGCCGCCGAGGGCGCTCGTGCCACCCGCGAGGTCTCCACCCGCACCTGCACCTGACCTCTCACCGCATCACCGCCCCAGAAATACGGGCCGGTGATGCAGCAGCCCGGCTGCTCCGCGGCGTTGGGAGGGTGTGACGGTGACGAGCGAGGTGAGCCAGTCGTTCGACCAGGTGGTGGGGTCGAGCGAGCGACGGCTGCTGCGGGTCGCGCTGATGCTGTCCGGCAGCGCGCACACCGCCGAGGACCTGGTGCAGAGCGTGTTCGCCCGGGCGCACCGCCGGTGGTCCCGGATCGGCGCGCTGGAGCACCCCGAGGCGTACCTGCGGACGATGGTGGTGAACGAGTTCCTCAGCTGGCGCCGTCGCCTGAAGAACCGCGAACTGCCGACTGCCGAGCTCACCGAAACGCCGACGACCGAGGACATCGGTGCCCGGCAGGCCCAGCGAGACGCCGCCTGGCGCCTGCTCGCGACGCTGCCGCGCCGGCAGCGCGCCGTCCTGGTGCTGCGGTACTACGAGGATCTGCCCGACGACGAGATCGCGGCCGTGCTCAACTGCACGGCAAGCACAGTCAGGTCGAACGCGGCCCGGGGCCTCGCGAGCTTGCGGGCCGAGCTGCCCGCCGACGAGGAGTGCTGAGATGAACGGTCCGCACAGCAACGGAAAGACCGACGAGGAGCTCGCCGCCCTGCTGCGGGAGACCTTCGCCGAGCGGGAGAGCCAGGCAGACCAGTTGCCTGCGGCCACCAGCTCGGCACCGAACGCCGATCCGGGCCGGGCGCGCCGGCGGCTCAGCCCTGTCGTCCTGGCGGCCGCGGCCGTTGCGCTGGTCCTCGGAGCGGTGATCATCGTTCGGCAGGCTGCCGAGCCACCGTCCGCCGTACCGCTACCCGCCGCGTCGAGCACGCCGGAAGCGGGCGGGCCGGCCACTCCCAGCGCCGGTACGGCGAGTACTCCGGCACCGACCACCGACGAGGTCCGGATCTGGGCCGCCACGATCAAGGGAATCCTGGAGCGCGAACCCGGTACTGCGCCGGGGGCACCCGTCTACGTTCTGGACGCTCCGCACCAGGGGGCCGGCGGCGGCAAGCCCGTCCGCGGCGAACCCTTCACCCCGGCCCAGCAGGACGCGATCGCGGCGGCCCTGCGCCCCGGGGTCACGCTGAAGTGGATCGCCCAGCGGCCCGCGGCCGACGACCCGTGCGGCCCGGATGCCGGCGGCCCGTACGTCATGGTCGGCCCGATCGTGCGCAAGGACGGCCATGCCGAGGTCGGCGTCAACATCTGGCGCGGCTGCCTCGCCGCCCGCTGGCTCACCTTCCGCCTGGACCAAAACGCCACCGACTGGCGGATCACCGGCACGGTCGGGCCGGAGGCAGTCGCCTAGGGCGTGTCCCCTTCGGTGGCAAGCGGGGTCGTAGGGGAGACGCCGGGAAGCCAGTCGAGCAGGAGCTGGTTGAACTGCTCCGGCGCTTCCTCGTGCGGAAAGTGGCCGACGGTGGTCAGCAGCTCGTAGCGCAGCGGGCCCGTGACGTACTGCGCGGGCGTCACGCTGGCCGCCGGAGCGACGGCGCCGTCCAGGCCGCCGTGGATCTGCAGCACCGGTACGCCGATCGGCTCGCGCATCCGGGTCGAGTAGCGGCGGCCGTCAGAGCGCAGACGGGAGCGGACGAACCACCGGTGGTACTCCAGCGCGCAGTGCGGCGCCGGCCAGACCTGCAGCGCCGCGCGGTACCGGCGGGACGCCTCGGCGTCCGGGAAGTCGCCGCCGGCCGCGGACCAGGCGCGCAGCAGCTGCTCGATGTGGATGCCGTCGTGGGCGAGCAGCCGGCGTTCCGGCAGGATCGGCAGCTGGAACCAGCCCATCTGGACCGCGGCCCGCAGCTGCCCCGAGGTCAGCAGCATCAACGGATGCGGAGCCGCCACCGCCGCGACCGCCCGGACCTGGCGCGGAGCCAGCACCGCCGCCGACCAGGCGACGAATCCGCCCCAGCCGTGCCCGACCACGACGGCGTCACTCGCGCCGAGCGACCGGATCACGCCGGACACGTCGGCCGACACCGTGAACGGGTCGTAGCCGCGCGGCGTCTTGTCGCTCGCGCCGTAGCCGCGCAGGTCCATCGCGACCGCGCGGTACCCGGCGGCGGCGACCACCGGCAGCTGATGCCGCCAGGCCCACCAGAACTCCGGGAAGCCGTGCAGGAAGAGCACCAGGGGAGCGTCGGCCGTACCGCACTCGGCGACGTGGAACCGTGCCCCGTTGGC from Kribbella flavida DSM 17836 harbors:
- a CDS encoding MarP family serine protease, producing MSGLDWALVAVTVLVAISGYVEGFVLGACATVGLLAGAAVGVYGVPRVLDNFSPSVEVSFAALVLVVLLASIGRTIGALLGSKLRNKISVKPVKAVDALGGAALAAVSVLVVSWVLGVAVSGARIPSVTSAVRGSEVLARVDEALPSGADRALQAFNDVVNTDLFPRFLDPFVPERIRETQPPDGAISRTPAVRNAYTRIAKVTGVANCSRGLEGSGFVYAPQRVMTNAHVVAGVSSPKVEVNGRSYDATVVLFDPAVDVAVLYVPKLAIEPLRFDDSGKADAAAVVLGYPENGPFNSEPARIRSEERLRGPDIYGDRTVTRRAFSIWASVRPGNSGGPLLSSRGTVYGVVFAASVEDNRTGYVLTAGQVAADAAEGARATREVSTRTCT
- a CDS encoding alpha/beta fold hydrolase codes for the protein MLFLHGFPEFWWAWRHQLPVVAAAGYRAVAMDLRGYGASDKTPRGYDPFTVSADVSGVIRSLGASDAVVVGHGWGGFVAWSAAVLAPRQVRAVAAVAAPHPLMLLTSGQLRAAVQMGWFQLPILPERRLLAHDGIHIEQLLRAWSAAGGDFPDAEASRRYRAALQVWPAPHCALEYHRWFVRSRLRSDGRRYSTRMREPIGVPVLQIHGGLDGAVAPAASVTPAQYVTGPLRYELLTTVGHFPHEEAPEQFNQLLLDWLPGVSPTTPLATEGDTP
- a CDS encoding MBL fold metallo-hydrolase — encoded protein: MTAEQLTPYAARVLAPNPGPMTLDGTNTWILRAPESDRAVVVDPGPLLPDHLQAVLDAVAAAGCTVETVLLTHHHLDHSEGAAWFANRASCPVRSVDPGFRIPTDHAHGLAEGDVIAAGDLRIEVLPTPGHTLDSVCFWLPQDGSLLTGDTVLGRGTSVVAHPDGALGPYLTSLEHLRAFANSPAGVARLLPGHGPVIDDPTAVLTFYLTHRRERLDQVRAALAAGHTTPEAVVEHVYADVDPSLRPAAERSVRAQLNYLRG
- a CDS encoding NUDIX hydrolase translates to MRTSTSFDVELPGWLHPLATASKTVDPKELSRFLPPDDPAVRQSAVLILLADGNEDGPDVLLTERSWTLRSHAGQMAFPGGRSDEEDGTGVDGLVRTALREAEEETGLDPSGVEVFAVWPALWVPVSNFGVSPVLAWWRQPSPVAVVDPAEVASVHRVALSALADPANRVSCLHPSGFTGPAFLIDDLFIWGFTAGLLDKLLLLGGWVRDWDPAHVVPLPDRLVEAAWRSEGQRSGEVRRLTAIEHDLGRPEGVE
- a CDS encoding SigE family RNA polymerase sigma factor — encoded protein: MTSEVSQSFDQVVGSSERRLLRVALMLSGSAHTAEDLVQSVFARAHRRWSRIGALEHPEAYLRTMVVNEFLSWRRRLKNRELPTAELTETPTTEDIGARQAQRDAAWRLLATLPRRQRAVLVLRYYEDLPDDEIAAVLNCTASTVRSNAARGLASLRAELPADEEC
- a CDS encoding TlpA family protein disulfide reductase, which gives rise to MTHPPHPRTPPAARWAVSVLLGLALLMGCAPEASREGEGGETPQSPDSSRTVAGAEKLADCPSTPSRPPVSDGLPDVSLPCLGNGPDIRLADLRGPLLVNVWAQWCGPCRDEAPYLADLQQKSGGKVQLIGIDYADPRPEKAIEFAVEHGLVYPHLADTDKQVRQPLRVGGPPLTAFVDKAGKVVHVHRGVFKSQQELDQLVRTKLGVTW
- a CDS encoding Crp/Fnr family transcriptional regulator, with the translated sequence MDAAVLRQAPLFSQLDDEAADALAASMTENRLRRGQVLFHEGDSGDRLFVVVEGKVKLGRTSADGRENLIAVLGPGQMFGELSLFDPGPRSATVTAVTDASMMSLTHDELLRWLAGRPEVARGLLLQLASRLRKVSDVVADLVFSDVPGRVAKALLDLASRFGRTADDGVHVHHDLTQEELAQLVGASRETVNKALADFASRGWVRLEPRSVVLLDVERLQRRAR
- the nth gene encoding endonuclease III, which translates into the protein MPTQHVADPNPHPVPPPVLDPPVKLPRKAPVYADETPTQLVRRARKMHKVLTETYPDAHCELDFSSPLELLVATILSAQTTDVTVNKVTPTLFAKYPTAQAYAEADRDEMEAILKPTGFFRAKTNSLLKLGQALVDEYDGQVPGKLEELVKLPGTGRKTANVVLGNAFGIPGITVDTHFGRLVRRFGWTTEEDPVKVEHLIGALFPKKDWTMLSHRLIFHGRRRCHAKKPACGACPLAQWCPSFGTGPTDPVLAAKLVKVPA
- a CDS encoding NUDIX hydrolase, whose translation is MALSSTLLSGRMAAEALAHVRERRTPVEPRPASTVILLRDGDGGPEVYLLRRQRSMAFAAGMTVFPGGRVDPTDSTIVDSWSGPPPEWFGQRLGCDAETAAAYVAAAVRETFEESGVLLAGPSAETVVGDTTDADWEADRVALESRELGFADFLHRRGLVLRADLLGPWAHWITPEYEPKRYDTRFFVAALPAGQVTRDVTSESDQVAWLRPADAVAAVDAGEMLMLPPTYLCCRDLTAYGSVAEALAADREIRPILPTVRVDGDQAYLETR